In the Deinococcus ficus genome, one interval contains:
- a CDS encoding response regulator transcription factor gives MLAQILIVEDDPHLGPLLRDYLAADYQVHHAATLKDAQAWLGTHNAQLILLDLNLPDGDGLDLVQALRQYSSTPVLVLSARSGVQERVAGLNAGADDYLTKPFAMPELDARITALLRRTAAGTGVNLGNTSLSTSSLLLTVNDKNVNLTEHEARILELMMRTPERVFSRTDIESHLYGWETPNSNSVEVRISQLRKKLESAGSDLRIRTIRNVGYVLQS, from the coding sequence GCTGCTGCGCGACTACCTCGCAGCGGACTACCAGGTGCACCACGCCGCCACCCTGAAAGACGCGCAGGCCTGGCTGGGCACGCACAACGCCCAGCTGATCCTGCTGGACCTGAACCTCCCCGACGGGGACGGCCTGGACCTCGTGCAGGCCCTGCGGCAGTACTCCAGCACCCCGGTGCTGGTGCTCTCGGCACGCAGCGGCGTGCAGGAGCGCGTGGCCGGCCTGAATGCCGGGGCGGACGACTACCTCACCAAGCCCTTCGCGATGCCGGAACTCGACGCCCGCATCACGGCCCTGCTGCGCCGCACGGCGGCCGGGACCGGCGTGAATCTGGGCAACACCAGCCTGAGCACCAGCAGTCTGTTGCTTACCGTGAACGACAAGAACGTGAACCTCACCGAGCACGAGGCGCGCATCCTGGAACTGATGATGCGCACCCCGGAACGCGTGTTCTCCCGCACCGACATCGAGTCGCACCTGTACGGCTGGGAAACGCCGAACAGCAACAGCGTGGAGGTCCGGATCTCGCAGCTGCGCAAGAAGCTGGAATCGGCCGGCAGCGACCTGCGCATCCGCACCATCCGGAACGTCGGGTACGTTCTGCAATCCTGA